A stretch of Anolis sagrei isolate rAnoSag1 chromosome X, rAnoSag1.mat, whole genome shotgun sequence DNA encodes these proteins:
- the LOC137094877 gene encoding kelch-like protein 6, with translation MDPPSFAESSEKDGEAKTSVSLKSCFSQGLKQLRQAQELCNATLVAGGKRFPCNRALLASVSPYFQAVFTSDFKESRDGEVLLQGLDPSILQNLLTYLYSGEMTLCPETAEELFTAASRLQLLPALNLISRYLLDQVSEENCLRFYALARDHNNTNLLRGTLRYLGLHFELVPKHRDFQHLDPGAVSGLISSDQLNTSSEIEVFRAVQCWVNVAPSQRLVALQTLLQHIRWPLLTDAEMSEIQAFLATLDHHSELDWEDLDGAGRLQRSGGLRRGMFQERIVCIKVPRLRDILSANEDMDCYVECLNPVTGSRTKLPHLELVALPGCSVLEHKLYISGGKHPDATYSNALHEYDSLADHWVQLPSMSTPRSVHIFLTCKQKHFALSGWNDTGPLATAESFDVIHQTWASIASLPIVLRFSASAAFKAKLYLIGGDADSDEVLYQGILVYDIALDTWTQVPLDFSLHGASAVTMETGICVIGGFFSKKVTPPYPNRRFSQLLPCTPKCFFMHEDGVISKEVTIPPLPLPLAFAGATCFHGRVYVMGGVCTSRTHDAIYHWQPGEAAWTQYPEALSRQGTVVRRVLKCVTLKVVRPNLAALIQGAPVKRVAVGLKAPSKGRPEDNCPGFPSQASP, from the exons GTCTCAAACAACTGCGCCAGGCCCAGGAGCTCTGCAATGCCACTTTGGTCGCCGGAGGGAAGAGGTTTCCTTGCAACAG GGCACTGCTGGCCTCCGTCAGCCCATACTTCCAGGCGGTGTTCACCAGCGACTTCAAGGAATCCAGGGATGGAGAGGTCCTCCTCCAAGGCCTGGACCCTTCCATCCTCCAAAACCTGCTCACCTACCTCTATTCGGGAGAGATGACCCTCTGTCCCGAAACTGCCGAGGAGCTCTTCACCGCAGCCAGCCGGCTCCAACTCCTGCCCGCCTTGAACCTCATCAGCAG ATATCTCCTAGATCAGGTCTCCGAGGAGAACTGCCTCCGCTTTTATGCACTTGCTCGGGATCACAACAACACCAACTTGTTGCGCGGCACCTTGCGCTACCTGGGCCTCCACTTTGAATTGGTCCCAAAGCACCGGGACTTCCAGCATCTTGATCCCGGCGCCGTGAGTGGCCTCATCTCTTCTGACCAACTCAACACAAGCTCCGAAATCGAGGTCTTCCGAGCCGTTCAGTGTTGGGTGAATGTTGCACCTTCCCAACGGTTAGTGGCACTCCAGACACTTCTCCAACACATACGTTGGCCTTTGCTGACCGATGCAGAAATGTCTGAAATCCAAGCCTTCTTGGCCACGCTTGACCACCACTCAGAGCTGGATTGGGAAGACCTTGATGGTGCTGGAAGGTTGCAACGGAGTGGAGGCCTCCGGAGAGGGATGTTCCAGGAACGGATTGTGTGCATCAAAGTCCCGCGTTTGAGGGACATCCTCTCCGCCAATGAAGACATGGACTGCTACGTGGAGTGTTTGAACCCAGTTACGGGCTCGAGGACAAAGTTGCCCCATTTAGAGTTGGTGGCTCTTCCGGGATGTTCCGTCTTGGAGCATAAGTTGTACATTTCAGGCGGAAAACACCCTGACGCCACGTATTCCAACGCCCTCCACGAATACGACTCCCTGGCAGACCATTGGGTCCAGCTCCCATCCATGTCAACCCCTCGTTCCGTCCATATATTCCTAACTTGCAAACAAAAGCACTTTGCGTTGAGTGGATGGAATGACACCGGGCCCTTAGCCACTGCGGAGAGCTTCGACGTCATCCACCAAACGTGGGCCTCCATCGCCAGCTTGCCCATTGTGTTACGCTTCTCTGCCTCGGCCGCCTTCAAAGCCAAGCTGTATTTAATCGGCGGAGATGCCGATTCAGATGAAGTGCTTTACCAAGGCATCTTGGTCTACGACATCGCCTTGGACACCTGGACACAAGTGCCACTCGATTTCAGCCTCCACGGCGCCTCCGCCGTGACGATGGAGACCGGCATCTGTGTCATCGGGGGCTTCTTCTCCAAAAAGGTCACCCCACCATACCCAAACCGGCGCTTCAGCCAACTCCTGCCTTGTACCCCGAAATGCTTCTTCATGCACGAAGATGGGGTGATCAGCAAAGAGGTCACCATCCCGCCGCTGCCATTACCTCTGGCCTTTGCGGGTGCCACTTGCTTCCACGGCAGGGTCTACGTCATGGGAGGCGTCTGTACCTCCAGGACCCATGACGCCATTTACCATTGGCAGCCCGGAGAGGCGGCTTGGACCCAGTATCCAGAGGCACTCTCCCGCCAAGGCACCGTGGTGCGAAGAGTGCTCAAATGCGTGACCTTAAAGGTGGTGAGGCCCAACCTGGCGGCTCTTATTCAAGGCGCGCCCGTCAAACGGGTGGCTGTTGGGTTGAAGGCTCCTTCCAAAGGCAGACCAGAAGACAACTGTCCTGGCTTCCCAAGTCAAGCTTCCCCATGA